A section of the Ciona intestinalis chromosome 4, KH, whole genome shotgun sequence genome encodes:
- the LOC100182554 gene encoding sodium-dependent glucose transporter 1-like, translating to MPNDFRYVKLNDDDTEDYIEEKSTDSLLDNAEGGVTKGITKTAKKSSIWTFMLLGIITLSRTTGGLFISILGPTLLTLANNVGSSVGEISFVFSGRSFGGLAGGMVTGYIMRQVNNMLSFGLAHFLLAVVMLLTPLVSDLWILITFTMVGAVGFGFLDAGMQALILQTWGAKSSQGLIAYYHFTFVIGAFFAPLLAEHYLVEEDNQSTCPNNRTNIQALNITNGVTQSFLNQTDQVGVTTTSLPKDDNPIMWAYLIISVFMFVVGVLFLVLGCFGIESRVRSSKTEVVETRKEDKLKDVALLFFLVTSYYFFCVAGESIYNSYIYSATVCSELKFSVTAATGMNTMFWVGFAAGRFCGVAIANYFTPFQIITADLFGVTLSMVVVCLFGENVAAITWVVTFLYSFFQGTLYPCGVSWTSQFTNMSGNYIFIFTIGQTVGNIILLPIAGQMFDAHPFSVLNLVLICSVANALSFMGMVAERKYSAK from the exons ATGCCAAACG ATTTCCGGTACGTTAAACTGAACGATGACGACACTGAAGATTATATTGAAGAAAAATCAACCGATTCACTGTTGGATAATGCGGAAGGGGGCGTAACAAAGGGAATCACTAAAACAGCGAAAAAATCGTCGATATGGACGTTCATGTTACTAGGAATTATTACTTTGTCTCGAACTACTGGG GGGTTATTTATATCTATTCTTGGTCCTACATTACTTACGTTGGCAAATAACGTTGGTTCTAGTGTTGGTGAAATTTCATTTGTCTTTAGTGGTCGATCGTTTGGTGGTTTGGCTGGTGGAATGGTCACTGGGTACATAATGAGACAAGTTAATAACATGCTAAGTTTTG GCTTGGCCCATTTTCTACTTGCAGTAGTTATGTTGCTAACACCCCTAGTCAGTGACTTGTGGATTTTAATTACGTTCACTATGGTTGGGGCGGTGGGGTTCGGTTTTCTAGATGCAG GTATGCAAGCTCTTATACTTCAAACATGGGGAGCCAAATCTTCACAAGGATTGATAGCTTATTATCATTTTACCTTTGTTATTGGAGCTTTCTTTGCCCCGCTGTTAG CTGAACATTATTTGGTGGAAGAAGACAACCAAAGCACTTGTCCGAATAACAGAACTAATATACAAGCTTTAAATATTACGAATGGAGTAACACAATCATTTTTGAACCAAACGGATCAG GTTGGAGTCACCACCACGTCTTTACCAAAAGACGATAATCCAATCATGTGGGCTTACCTTATAATATCAGTGTTTATGTTCGTGGTCGGCGTCCTCTTTCTTGTACTCGGATGTTTTGGGATCGAATCCCGCGTCCGCTCCTCAAAGACAGAGGTTGTGGAGACGAGAAAAGAAGATAAACTGAAAGATGTCGCACTTCTCTTCTTTTTGGTGACTTCTTATTACTTCTTCTGCGTGGCAGGGGAGTCGATATACAACAGCTACATTTACTCAGCGACCGTGTGCTCTGAATTAAAGTTTTCT GTCACTGCAGCCACTGGAATGAATACAATGTTTTGGGTTGGTTTTGCTGCGGGCCGTTTTTGTGGCGTGGCGATTGCAAATTATTTCACACCGTTTCAAATTATAACAGCCGACCTTTTTGGGGTGACTCTCTCAATGGTTGTCGTCTGCCTGTTCGGAGAAAACGTTGCTGCGATTACATGGGTAGTCACATTCCTATACAGTTTTTTCCAAGGGACGCTATATCCGTGTGGTGTATCTTGGACGTCTCAGTTCACAAATATGTCCGggaattatatatttatttttaccatagGCCAAACTGTAGGCAATATTATACTACTTCCAATAGCCGGTCAAATGTTTGACGCACATCCCTtcagtgttttaaatttggtcTTAATTTGCTCAGTGGCAAACGCGTTATCTTTTATGGGAATGGTAGCCGAGCGTAAGTATTCTGccaaataa
- the LOC100180209 gene encoding sodium-dependent glucose transporter 1A → MQHQPLVNNYRENRHESVNMEKEESNASKIGENGVEGKKKSGIFWPALLLVVIALARIGGGLFISIHGPTLLTLANNVGSTVGQVSWVFTGRSVGVLAGGIITGYIMRHVNNMLSFALNSFLLAAVIVATPWIEALWLLIIVVMAGGIGFGFLDAGMQALILQVWGEKDSRPIISGYHFAIALGAFLAPIIAQPFLSQQGEEGLCPEKPNNFLPTDNISTIAPDIWGTTAKDSTTWYSPIVWAYLICGVFMVVVGVIFLVLVCLKLEKHVRSSQTKIIETREEDKLKDVILLFSLVCVYYFFCVAGETAYNSYIYSVSICSGLQFSPGDGTTINALFWIGFGAGRLGGVVILKYFTPKQVLFVDFAGIIVSMIIVCIFGEQTAEVTWAITFFYSFFQATIYPAGVSWTSQYTNMSGNYIFIFSAGQAIGSMVLLPVGGLLFDIDPFNVMYLVLGCSCANALVFGLMLWEGKRLKRKRALENNQTKCTHSSRL, encoded by the exons ATGCAGCACCAGCCGTTAGTCAATAATTACCGAGAGAACAGACACGAATCAGTTAACATGGAGAAAG AAGAAAGCAACGCTTCGAAAATTGGCGAAAATGGTGTTGAAGGAAAAAAGAAATCCGGAATTTTCTGGCCCGCTCTGCTTCTTGTCGTTATAGCATTGGCAAGAATAGGCGGG GGTTTGTTTATCTCAATTCATGGCCCGACCTTACTAACGCTCGCCAACAATGTGGGGTCTACTGTTGGACAAGTTTCATGGGTGTTTACTGGACGCTCGGTCGGTGTTCTTGCTGGTGGAATTATCACGGGTTACATAATGAGACACGTCAATAACATGCTGTCATTCG CGTTAAATTCGTTCTTACTTGCTGCTGTTATCGTTGCAACTCCATGGATTGAAGCTTTGTGGCTGCTCATAATCGTAGTGATGGCTGGTGGTATCGGGTTTGGGTTCTTGGACGCAG GCATGCAAGCGCTGATTTTACAAGTGTGGGGAGAGAAAGATTCACGGCCCATCATATCCGGATATCACTTCGCAATTGCTCTTGGGGCGTTTCTTGCTCCGATAATAG CACAACCGTTTTTAAGCCAGCAAGGCGAAGAAGGCTTATGTCCAGAGAAACCAAACAATTTTCTGCCGACGGATAATATTTCAACGATTGCACCAGACATATGGGGT ACGACGGCCAAAGATTCTACAACATGGTACAGTCCAATCGTGTGGGCGTATTTAATATGCGGCGTCTTCATGGTCGTTGTCGGTGTCATATTCCTTGTtctggtttgtttaaaactcgagaAACATGTTCGTTCCTCCCAAACGAAAATCATTGAAACGAGAGAAGAAGATAAATTGAAAGATGTGATTCTCCTATTTAGCTTGGTGTGTGTTTACTACTTCTTCTGCGTGGCTGGAGAGACCGCATATAACAGCTATATATACTCTGTTTCTATATGCTCGGGCCTTCAATTCTCG cccGGCGATGGAACTACTATCAATGCTTTATTCTGGATTGGTTTCGGCGCTGGGAGATTGGGCGGGGTCGTGATACTGAAATACTTCACTCCTAAACAAGTTCTATTCGTCGATTTTGCCGGCATCATCGTATCCATGATCATCGTTTGCATCTTTGGGGAACAAACAGCTGAAGTGACTTGGGCGATCACatttttctacagttttttCCAAGCAACAATTTACCCAGCTGGAGTGTCTTGGACTTCTCAGTACACCAATATGTCGGGAAACTATATCTTTATTTTCTCAGCCGGCCAAGCCATTGGAAGCATGGTACTTTTACCAGTAGGTGGCTTATTGTTTGATATCGACCCTTTTAACGTTATGTATTTAGTACTCGGTTGTTCTTGCGCCAATGCGCTGGTTTTTGGGTTGATGTTATGGGAAGGAAAACGGCTGAAGCGAAAACGGGCATTAGAAAATAACCAAACTAAATGTACCCATTCTTCCCGTTTGTAA
- the LOC100179424 gene encoding G-protein coupled receptor 84-like, whose translation MDVNSTNSSLTAIADFRYIGIVIGIVDIILGTLGNILTIVVFSRISNLQSLFNIFIINLAIIDFLTAAFMMPLNVAGYVQMNWPIGGPDSVSASVQAYVYFCCGYTSITCFMLITVNRFISVMFPKHYKSLFSRCGILVGLVSSWLIAPAFLLPVLLGSADGLPIIGWNQKQFLCTFIRVTGKWRTYMQVLRVLFQFLPIVTMVVLYSLMFWRLKKKWGDENNGLPWEKQSKNGPDAVELMAMNERGVKLNEEEAKEARRQVVERKKLTEKRLLTVSVVICCAFVFLFLPSLIVNLISGSENLDPRVHMITSNITWLNSCVNPFIYVILNPDFRMEYRIILKYLWLKITCKL comes from the exons ATGGACGTAAACAGCACGAACTCAAGCCTCACTGCCATTGCGGATTTTAG ATACATCGGTATTGTGATTGGAATCGTCGATATAATTTTGGGCACATTGGGAAACATTCTTACTATCGTAGTATTCTCAAGGATTTCGAATCTTCAATCCTTATTTAATATCTTCATAATCAACTTAGCTATAATAGATTTCCTTACAGCTGCTTTTATGATGCCGTTAAACGTTGCTGGTTATGTGCAAATGAATTG GCCGATCGGTGGGCCAGACAGCGTGTCCGCATCAGTTCAAGCATACGTGTATTTTTGCTGCGGGTATACCTCCATTACGTGCTTTATGCTGATCACAGTTAATCGCTTTATAAGCGTCATGTTTCCAAAGCATTACAA GTCTCTGTTCAGTCGCTGCGGGATTCTCGTTGGTTTAGTTTCCTCGTGGCTGATTGCGCCTGCGTTCTTGCTGCCCGTATTATTGGGCAGTGCCGACGGGTTACCTATCATAGGTTGGAACCAGAAGCAGTTTTTGTGCACGTTTATTCGCGTAACTGGAAAATGGAGGACTTACATGCAG GTTTTAAGAGTCTTGTTCCAGTTCCTACCAATAGTTACAATGGTCGTGTTATATTCGCTAATGTTTTGGAGACTAAAAAAGAAGTGGGGAGACGAAAACAATGGCTTACCATGGGAGAAACAATCTAAAAACGGACCTGACGCAGTAGAACTAATGGCAATG AACGAACGCGGCGTTAAATTAAACGAAGAAGAAGCCAAAGAAGCGCGTAGACAAGTAGTCGAGCGAAAGAAATTGACGGAGAAACGTCTTCTCACTGTCAGCGTTGTAATCTGCtgtgcttttgtttttttgttcttacCCAGCTTAATCGTGAACCTTATTTCAGGAAG CGAAAATCTGGATCCGCGTGTGCATATGATAACGTCGAATATTACGTGGCTTAACAGCTGCGTCAACCCATTTATTTACGTCATACTTAACCCGGATTTTCGAATGGAGTACCGCATCATACTGAAGTATTTATGGCTCAAAATCACCTGCAAACTGTAA